A section of the Pseudomonas flavescens genome encodes:
- a CDS encoding serine hydrolase domain-containing protein, translating to MNLDLSPPSVGLNKDALARLGASIQADIDSGRHFGASILVARHGQVAYQATFGTVAPGRAPSGDDRYLLMSMSKAYTATLVLKAIDEGRFGLDTRIADLVPGFGALGKQRATVRQLLAHTAGLPFGLVPPPLGLDKVGNLAVKTAAMCALPAAYSPGTKCIYTSGLGYDLLGQILVNTDSKKRGFNRIAQEDLFTPLGMADSSFACSIDDPRRVPVSFTEANVGPTTPMLLRLFNEFLDADAEMPSGNAFSTIKDVFRFTEVFRGRGTAHGQRVLSPVLFDYARQDHAPGLINDATAFEVEERGLNDFAAHFTLLGGYMRGSGHILNATGHTASPQSIAAVGGASTAWMIDPERDLTVIFLSAGFIEGLRHIERVQRINDLALAAVEA from the coding sequence ATGAACCTCGACCTCTCACCTCCCTCGGTTGGTTTGAATAAGGATGCGCTCGCCCGGCTTGGTGCCTCTATTCAGGCCGACATCGACAGCGGAAGGCACTTTGGCGCTTCAATCCTCGTCGCTCGCCACGGTCAGGTGGCCTACCAGGCGACCTTCGGAACGGTTGCTCCGGGTCGGGCTCCATCAGGTGACGATCGATACCTGCTCATGTCGATGTCAAAGGCCTATACCGCGACGCTCGTCCTCAAAGCGATTGATGAAGGCCGTTTCGGCCTTGATACACGCATCGCGGACCTCGTTCCCGGCTTCGGCGCACTGGGCAAGCAGCGGGCAACCGTGCGGCAATTGCTGGCGCACACCGCGGGGCTGCCGTTCGGTCTCGTTCCGCCTCCGCTTGGCCTGGACAAGGTCGGAAACCTCGCGGTCAAGACAGCCGCGATGTGCGCATTGCCTGCGGCCTACAGTCCCGGCACCAAATGCATCTACACATCGGGCTTGGGCTACGATCTGTTGGGCCAGATCCTGGTCAATACCGATTCGAAAAAGCGCGGTTTCAATCGCATTGCCCAAGAAGATTTGTTCACGCCGTTGGGCATGGCGGACAGCAGCTTCGCGTGCTCGATCGACGATCCTCGACGGGTTCCGGTGTCGTTTACTGAGGCGAATGTGGGACCCACCACACCGATGCTTCTGCGCCTTTTCAATGAGTTCCTTGACGCGGACGCAGAGATGCCGAGCGGGAATGCGTTTTCCACGATCAAAGATGTCTTCCGGTTCACCGAAGTTTTCCGCGGGCGTGGGACAGCGCACGGCCAGCGTGTTCTCTCACCCGTGCTCTTCGACTACGCTCGGCAGGATCATGCGCCCGGCTTGATCAACGATGCGACCGCCTTCGAGGTCGAAGAGCGGGGCCTCAACGATTTCGCGGCGCACTTTACCTTGCTCGGTGGTTATATGCGCGGGAGTGGGCACATCCTGAACGCGACCGGGCACACCGCATCGCCTCAAAGCATTGCGGCGGTCGGCGGTGCCTCGACGGCATGGATGATCGACCCTGAGCGGGATCTAACCGTCATCTTCCTATCTGCCGGCTTTATTGAGGGCCTGCGCCATATCGAGCGTGTGCAACGTATCAACGACCTGGCCTTGGCCGCGGTCGAGGCCTAG
- a CDS encoding alpha/beta fold hydrolase, whose amino-acid sequence MSHPARFTHEKIPLNIDGIQLDLAVIHRRGPKAPILFLHGFGSTKEDYADITLQPSFDGHPFIAYDAPGCGETECSDLSRINIPFLVKTAQAVLKHFETNTFHLVGHSMGGLTGLMLAHGDPARVLSFVDIEGNIAPEDCFLSRQIHDHRCDDVRFFRDFIERTRLASDPASALYAASLAHKVRAGAVRGIFESMVDLSDNGQLMDKFLGLPFPRQYMYGVTNSHLSYLKDIAAQGVHLACIPDCGHFPMYSNPVLMWRRIKALQDFA is encoded by the coding sequence GTGTCCCATCCAGCTCGCTTCACCCACGAGAAAATTCCACTGAACATCGACGGTATACAGCTCGACCTTGCGGTGATTCATCGCCGTGGGCCTAAAGCGCCCATCCTGTTCCTCCACGGTTTTGGCTCCACAAAAGAGGACTACGCCGATATCACGTTGCAGCCTTCTTTCGATGGGCATCCCTTCATTGCCTACGATGCTCCAGGCTGCGGTGAGACCGAATGCAGCGACCTCTCGCGCATCAACATCCCATTCCTGGTGAAAACCGCACAGGCCGTACTCAAGCATTTTGAGACCAACACTTTCCACTTGGTAGGTCACTCCATGGGAGGTTTGACCGGCCTGATGTTGGCTCATGGAGATCCTGCGCGCGTGCTGAGTTTCGTCGACATCGAGGGCAACATCGCTCCTGAGGACTGTTTCCTCAGCCGCCAAATCCACGATCATCGCTGTGATGATGTACGATTTTTCCGCGACTTTATTGAACGCACTCGATTGGCATCGGACCCTGCGAGCGCGCTGTATGCCGCAAGCCTGGCGCACAAAGTGCGTGCCGGCGCGGTGCGCGGCATTTTCGAATCAATGGTGGATTTGTCCGACAATGGTCAGTTGATGGATAAATTTCTAGGCCTGCCATTCCCGCGCCAATACATGTATGGCGTGACCAATTCCCACCTGTCCTACCTCAAGGACATTGCAGCACAAGGCGTGCACCTAGCGTGCATTCCTGATTGCGGCCATTTCCCGATGTACTCGAACCCTGTGCTCATGTGGCGGCGGATCAAAGCCCTACAAGACTTCGCCTAA
- the mobA gene encoding molybdenum cofactor guanylyltransferase MobA: MPTSAPPQSLSVVLLAGGRGQRMGGRDKGLVQWQERPMIAWLHDQVRPLTDDLIISCNRNHDAYAPYADRLVGDDSADYPGPLAGIRAALQIARHPLLLVLPCDAPRVDRSLLDELIALAGERPVMAKRDGHWEPLFAVVPRSLLPSLEQAWQAGQRSTQRWLHDHQPVALTCAPDDPRLSNVNSPQLLE, translated from the coding sequence ATGCCTACCTCAGCCCCGCCCCAAAGCCTCTCGGTGGTCCTGCTCGCAGGCGGCCGCGGCCAGCGCATGGGGGGCCGCGACAAGGGCCTGGTGCAGTGGCAGGAGCGCCCGATGATCGCCTGGCTGCACGACCAGGTTCGCCCCCTCACCGACGACCTGATCATCTCCTGCAACCGTAACCATGACGCCTATGCGCCCTACGCCGACCGCCTCGTTGGCGATGACAGCGCAGACTACCCCGGCCCCCTGGCCGGCATCCGCGCCGCCCTGCAGATCGCCCGCCACCCTCTCCTGCTGGTGCTGCCCTGTGACGCACCCCGGGTAGACCGCAGCCTGCTCGACGAACTTATCGCGCTGGCCGGCGAGCGCCCGGTGATGGCCAAGCGCGACGGCCACTGGGAACCGCTGTTCGCGGTCGTCCCGCGCAGCCTGCTGCCCTCTCTGGAGCAGGCCTGGCAGGCGGGCCAGCGCAGCACACAGCGCTGGCTGCACGATCACCAGCCCGTGGCGCTAACCTGCGCGCCAGACGATCCGCGCCTGAGCAACGTCAATTCACCGCAGCTTCTCGAATAG
- a CDS encoding YgdI/YgdR family lipoprotein yields MKQRTTAAFLLAFGLVTLAGCSTPSVITLNDGREIQTVDRPDFDDDTGFYEFEQLDGKRTKVNKDQVRTVKEL; encoded by the coding sequence ATGAAGCAACGGACTACCGCTGCATTTCTACTCGCGTTCGGCCTGGTTACTCTGGCCGGTTGTTCCACGCCTTCGGTCATCACCCTGAACGATGGCCGGGAAATCCAGACCGTAGATCGCCCTGATTTCGACGACGACACTGGCTTCTACGAATTCGAACAACTGGATGGCAAGCGCACCAAGGTCAACAAAGATCAGGTTCGTACCGTCAAAGAGCTGTAA
- a CDS encoding LysR substrate-binding domain-containing protein codes for MINFRLIRHLWLFLAVAEDQNFTRAAKRLGMSQPPLTEQIQALEQSLRVQLFTRSRRGAHLTAAGAAILPAVRKFADQLERLELAVHEAVAGHAGVVTIGAITSAMIDVLPPLIEQFKQDHPLITVSVREIDSAEAIPALEAGDIDIAFARLEGNLGRHLQSLPLSEDRLAVALPNDHPLSASKSVSLKSLADETLVMASRDVSPVYFDYLVGQCKASGFAPRIVHQVRSVSSQVAFVSCGQGIALVPSSMGKLAPKNVLIRPLFPEVKVVTTAMAWHSEHKNPLVDAMIDQAKQTLLS; via the coding sequence GTGATCAACTTTCGCTTGATACGCCATCTATGGCTGTTCCTGGCCGTAGCTGAAGACCAAAACTTCACCCGTGCAGCTAAACGGCTGGGCATGTCACAGCCGCCATTGACCGAGCAAATCCAGGCGCTGGAGCAGTCCTTACGGGTTCAACTGTTCACTCGGTCTCGCCGAGGCGCTCACCTGACCGCTGCGGGAGCTGCCATACTCCCCGCCGTACGAAAGTTTGCTGATCAGCTGGAACGATTGGAGCTTGCGGTACACGAGGCCGTAGCCGGCCACGCTGGCGTAGTGACGATTGGGGCGATTACCTCAGCAATGATTGATGTACTGCCCCCGCTGATCGAGCAGTTTAAGCAGGATCATCCACTGATCACGGTATCGGTTCGAGAGATCGATAGCGCGGAGGCTATTCCCGCTCTTGAGGCCGGCGATATCGACATCGCCTTCGCGCGCCTTGAGGGCAACCTCGGTCGGCATTTGCAATCTCTACCGTTGTCCGAGGATCGACTGGCAGTAGCACTCCCCAACGATCATCCCTTGTCCGCGAGTAAGTCCGTCTCCCTCAAGTCCCTCGCCGATGAAACCTTGGTGATGGCTTCGCGCGATGTGAGTCCTGTCTACTTCGACTATCTGGTCGGACAGTGCAAAGCCAGCGGCTTCGCCCCGCGGATAGTGCACCAAGTTCGCTCGGTCTCGTCACAAGTTGCCTTTGTCAGCTGCGGCCAGGGCATTGCCTTGGTTCCCAGCTCGATGGGCAAGCTCGCGCCTAAAAACGTACTCATTCGGCCTCTGTTCCCGGAGGTCAAAGTGGTGACTACGGCCATGGCGTGGCACAGCGAGCATAAGAATCCGCTCGTGGATGCCATGATCGACCAAGCGAAGCAGACCTTGCTTTCATAG
- the moaB gene encoding molybdenum cofactor biosynthesis protein B, with the protein MSHKADAPFVPLNIAVLTVSDTRTLETDTSGQLFVDRLKAAGHNLAERVLLKDDLYKIRAQVATWIAEDVVQVVLITGGTGFTGRDSTPEAVACLLDKQVDGFGELFRQISTTDIGTSTIQSRALAGLANGTLVCCLPGSTNACRTGWDGILAEQLDARHRPCNFVPHLKLAAPCESRG; encoded by the coding sequence ATGAGCCACAAGGCCGATGCGCCATTCGTGCCCCTGAATATCGCCGTTCTGACCGTCAGCGATACCCGCACGCTGGAAACCGATACCTCCGGGCAACTGTTCGTCGACCGCTTGAAAGCGGCCGGCCACAACCTCGCCGAGCGCGTACTGCTGAAAGACGATCTGTACAAGATCCGCGCCCAGGTCGCCACCTGGATCGCCGAAGACGTGGTGCAGGTCGTGCTGATCACCGGCGGCACCGGCTTCACCGGGCGTGACAGCACGCCGGAAGCGGTGGCCTGCCTGCTGGACAAACAGGTCGACGGCTTCGGCGAGCTGTTCCGGCAGATCTCCACCACCGACATCGGCACCTCGACCATTCAGTCCCGGGCACTGGCCGGCCTCGCCAACGGCACGCTGGTCTGTTGCCTGCCTGGCTCGACCAACGCTTGCCGCACCGGCTGGGACGGCATCCTGGCCGAGCAGCTCGACGCCCGCCATCGCCCGTGCAACTTCGTGCCGCACCTCAAGCTCGCTGCGCCCTGCGAGAGCCGCGGATGA